A genome region from Methylorubrum populi includes the following:
- a CDS encoding DUF2478 domain-containing protein translates to MVGVVEVPSSKGVGHRLEDLATGAQYEIYQELGSGSGACRLCGSGIIEACESVCRQIAAGCDLVVISKFGKLEATRSGLIAAFSAAIVAEKPILTAVAPSFVEAWQCFAGPLASFSAPDEEAIEAWCLMQKAKSCGI, encoded by the coding sequence TTGGACATCGGCTCGAGGATCTTGCGACCGGTGCGCAGTACGAGATCTACCAGGAGTTGGGATCCGGCTCCGGAGCCTGCCGGCTCTGCGGTTCGGGGATCATCGAGGCTTGTGAGAGTGTCTGCCGCCAAATCGCCGCCGGTTGCGATCTCGTGGTAATCAGCAAGTTCGGCAAGCTCGAAGCGACCCGTAGCGGCCTCATCGCAGCCTTCTCCGCGGCGATCGTGGCGGAGAAGCCGATCCTGACAGCGGTTGCTCCGAGCTTCGTGGAAGCATGGCAGTGCTTTGCCGGCCCGCTTGCCAGCTTCTCGGCTCCGGACGAGGAAGCGATTGAAGCATGGTGTTTGATGCAAAAGGCCAAATCTTGCGGAATCTAA
- a CDS encoding avidin/streptavidin family protein, giving the protein MFEGRWRNECGAEIHLSQYGEAISGTYTPSRAEIVAPCRGRILVGSAEGELIGFVTSSSAPGTVTSWTGRLLQTPDPARPEIHLVYHVVERVTNELDISRSKEVKSSVFCKYEC; this is encoded by the coding sequence ATGTTCGAGGGCCGCTGGCGCAATGAATGTGGTGCCGAGATCCACTTGTCCCAGTATGGCGAGGCGATCTCGGGAACGTACACGCCAAGTCGGGCTGAGATTGTAGCACCGTGTCGAGGACGAATTCTGGTTGGTTCTGCCGAAGGCGAGTTGATCGGTTTCGTCACGAGCTCATCCGCGCCCGGCACGGTGACCAGTTGGACCGGGCGACTTCTGCAAACACCTGATCCAGCGAGACCTGAAATACATCTCGTCTATCATGTGGTCGAACGTGTCACAAACGAGCTGGATATTTCGCGGTCGAAAGAGGTTAAATCTTCCGTATTCTGCAAATATGAATGCTGA
- a CDS encoding HPP family protein — protein sequence MASHQSLRQRFARAVPLTATGSILMAGLGGFGVIFLLAEVTARFGAGLLIAPFGASCVLVFGLPQSPLAQPRNVIGGHVVSTVMGLLIFSCLGSTALAFGLGVGLAIVTMLLTKTVHPPAGADPIVVILAGASWNFLIVPVLTGALTIVAAGMLFRRYVLRHPAPAH from the coding sequence ATGGCGTCGCATCAGAGCCTGAGGCAACGGTTCGCACGCGCCGTGCCTCTTACCGCAACGGGCTCGATCCTCATGGCTGGACTCGGTGGCTTCGGCGTCATCTTCCTGCTGGCGGAGGTCACAGCCCGGTTCGGGGCAGGTCTGCTCATCGCACCATTCGGTGCCAGCTGCGTGCTGGTGTTCGGCTTGCCGCAGAGCCCCCTCGCTCAGCCGCGCAACGTGATCGGCGGCCACGTCGTCTCGACGGTGATGGGCCTCCTCATCTTTTCCTGTTTGGGCTCGACGGCCCTGGCCTTCGGTCTCGGCGTCGGCCTCGCCATCGTCACCATGCTTCTTACGAAGACGGTTCATCCCCCGGCCGGTGCCGATCCGATCGTCGTGATCCTGGCGGGGGCGAGTTGGAACTTTCTCATCGTTCCGGTTCTGACCGGTGCCCTGACGATCGTCGCCGCCGGAATGCTGTTTAGGAGGTACGTCCTCAGGCATCCGGCGCCGGCGCACTGA
- a CDS encoding NAD-dependent formate dehydrogenase produces the protein MAKIVLVLYDDPVDGYPTSYARDDLPKIERYSDGQTLPTPKAIDFRPGTLLGSVSGELGLRTYLEGLGHELIVTSSKEGSDSVLDQHLHDAEIVISQPFWPAYMTAERIEKAKNLKIIVTAGIGSDHTDLDAAIKHDITVAEVTFCNSISVAEHVVMMILGLVRNYIPSYQWVMKGGWNIADCVARSYDVEGMHVGTVAAGRIGLAVLKRLKPFDMHLHYTDRHRLPESVERELGLTWHASREEMYGVCDVVTLNCPLHPETEGMINDETLKLFKRGAYLVNTARGKLADRDAIVRALESGQLAGYAGDVWYPQPAPEDHPWRSMPHHGMTPHISGTSLSAQTRYAAGTREILECYFEKRQIRNEYLIVEGGTLAGVGAHSYSAGKKA, from the coding sequence ATGGCCAAGATCGTTCTCGTTCTCTACGACGATCCCGTCGACGGATATCCGACCTCATATGCCCGCGACGATCTACCCAAGATCGAGCGCTATTCCGACGGCCAGACGCTGCCGACGCCCAAGGCCATCGACTTCCGGCCCGGCACCCTGCTCGGGAGCGTTTCCGGCGAACTGGGCCTGCGCACATACCTCGAAGGCCTCGGTCACGAGTTGATCGTCACCTCCTCGAAGGAGGGCTCCGATTCCGTTCTCGACCAGCATCTTCACGACGCAGAGATCGTGATCTCCCAGCCGTTCTGGCCGGCCTACATGACCGCCGAGCGGATCGAGAAGGCCAAGAACCTCAAGATCATCGTCACCGCCGGGATCGGCTCCGATCACACCGACCTCGACGCGGCGATCAAGCACGACATCACCGTCGCCGAGGTGACCTTCTGCAACTCGATCAGCGTCGCCGAGCACGTGGTGATGATGATCCTCGGCCTCGTGCGCAACTACATCCCGTCCTATCAGTGGGTGATGAAGGGCGGCTGGAACATCGCCGACTGCGTCGCGCGCTCCTACGATGTCGAGGGCATGCATGTCGGCACGGTGGCCGCCGGCCGCATCGGCCTCGCGGTGCTGAAGCGCCTGAAGCCATTCGACATGCACCTGCACTATACCGACCGCCACCGGTTGCCCGAGTCGGTCGAGCGGGAACTCGGCCTGACGTGGCACGCCAGCCGCGAGGAGATGTACGGCGTCTGCGACGTGGTCACCCTCAACTGCCCGCTCCACCCGGAGACCGAGGGCATGATCAACGACGAGACGCTCAAGCTGTTCAAGCGCGGCGCCTATCTCGTCAACACGGCCCGCGGCAAGCTCGCCGATCGCGACGCCATCGTCCGCGCCCTCGAGAGCGGACAGCTCGCGGGCTATGCCGGCGATGTCTGGTATCCGCAGCCAGCGCCCGAGGACCATCCGTGGCGCTCGATGCCGCATCACGGCATGACCCCGCACATCTCCGGCACCTCGCTCTCCGCCCAAACTCGCTACGCGGCCGGCACCCGCGAGATCCTCGAATGCTACTTCGAGAAGCGGCAGATCCGGAACGAGTACCTGATCGTCGAAGGCGGCACGCTCGCCGGTGTCGGCGCGCATTCCTACAGCGCCGGCAAAAAAGCCTGA
- a CDS encoding LysR family transcriptional regulator: MLVRHLSYFVTLARERHFARAAQACNVTQSTLSAALRKLEEDLQVALVVRNQRFVGLTVEGEHLLAWARQILIDYDSLREDLSGLRTGLKGTLRLGVIPAAMGAVGFLSTRFREVHPDASIEIRSLSSREIQKGLDGFEIEAGLTYLENEPLERVRRVPLYHERYILAMRADHPLAAEARVSWVQASRQRLCLLSEEMQNRRILDGLADTFGVVLRPTVVSNSFLGVCAHLREGGFVSIVPHTFRHLFGGTDALAMRDFAETTPRQSVGLVFTDRDPLPPMASALLRATLNFRLEESPAWTAALPSP; the protein is encoded by the coding sequence ATGCTGGTTCGGCACCTCTCCTACTTCGTGACCCTTGCGCGCGAGCGGCATTTCGCTCGGGCCGCCCAAGCCTGCAACGTCACGCAATCGACGCTCTCCGCGGCTCTGCGCAAGCTGGAGGAGGATCTTCAGGTCGCCCTCGTCGTTCGCAACCAGCGCTTCGTGGGCCTCACCGTCGAGGGGGAACATCTCCTCGCATGGGCGCGCCAGATCCTCATCGATTACGACAGCCTGCGAGAGGATCTGTCCGGGCTTCGCACCGGCCTCAAGGGCACGCTGCGACTGGGCGTCATTCCGGCGGCGATGGGCGCGGTCGGCTTCCTCTCGACGCGGTTCCGGGAGGTGCATCCCGACGCCTCGATCGAGATCCGCTCGCTCTCCTCCCGCGAGATCCAGAAGGGCCTCGACGGCTTCGAGATCGAGGCCGGCCTGACCTATCTCGAGAACGAACCGCTCGAACGGGTGCGGCGCGTGCCGCTCTATCACGAGCGCTACATCCTCGCGATGAGGGCCGATCATCCGCTGGCGGCCGAGGCGCGGGTGAGCTGGGTGCAGGCGAGCCGCCAGCGGCTCTGCCTGCTGAGCGAGGAGATGCAGAACCGCCGGATCCTCGACGGCTTGGCGGATACGTTCGGAGTGGTCCTGCGCCCGACCGTCGTCAGCAACTCGTTCCTCGGTGTCTGCGCGCATTTGCGTGAGGGCGGGTTCGTCAGCATCGTGCCGCATACTTTCCGGCACCTGTTCGGCGGCACCGATGCCCTGGCCATGCGCGACTTCGCGGAAACGACGCCCCGGCAGAGTGTCGGGCTCGTCTTCACCGACCGTGATCCCCTGCCGCCGATGGCCTCCGCGCTTCTGCGCGCCACGCTGAACTTCCGGCTGGAAGAATCCCCGGCCTGGACGGCGGCGCTGCCTTCGCCCTGA